In the genome of Gloeotrichia echinulata CP02, one region contains:
- a CDS encoding PEP-CTERM sorting domain-containing protein: MLATSLKKVSQSAAIAAFGVAMVAAAGAAPASAVSLSDVKLYNLSVDWGNGTTASGYYYVKNGDLPLTTGSGVGVNLPEYDVTVTNGSTLNDRFFNSSITNSPNLAALNNTLNFGGIFQAGIVNPVTGPNVALSFTNTSPFKQLTLQIPSTPATPFTGAIAPGTIVLADFLNTSQSVQTNPNGVPVTSVPEPLTIAGTAVAGAMGLFLKRKQKASSAA; the protein is encoded by the coding sequence ATGTTGGCAACATCTTTGAAGAAAGTATCTCAGTCCGCTGCTATCGCTGCTTTCGGCGTTGCTATGGTTGCTGCTGCAGGCGCTGCTCCTGCTAGCGCTGTTAGTTTGAGCGATGTGAAACTGTATAACCTTAGTGTAGACTGGGGTAATGGTACTACTGCTAGCGGGTACTATTACGTAAAGAACGGAGACCTACCTCTAACTACAGGAAGCGGCGTTGGAGTGAATTTGCCAGAGTACGATGTGACTGTCACAAATGGTTCAACCCTTAATGACCGCTTCTTCAACAGCTCTATCACCAACAGCCCCAACTTAGCTGCACTAAACAACACCTTGAACTTCGGTGGGATTTTCCAGGCCGGTATAGTCAACCCAGTTACAGGTCCTAACGTGGCTTTGTCTTTCACAAACACTTCCCCTTTTAAACAGTTGACTCTACAGATTCCCTCCACTCCCGCTACTCCCTTTACTGGAGCGATTGCACCTGGGACCATAGTACTTGCAGATTTCCTTAACACTTCTCAATCAGTTCAAACGAATCCTAATGGTGTTCCCGTTACCAGCGTACCCGAACCCTTGACCATTGCTGGTACAGCGGTTGCTGGTGCTATGGGCTTGTTCTTGAAGCGTAAGCAAAAAGCTTCCTCTGCAGCCTAG
- a CDS encoding DUF302 domain-containing protein, which translates to MEAVIEAVNFTGIRVIVTSEKSFEEVTKNIEKINGRSDNALFEQMIDSQQSLEEIESGIKSMIGQTGFMIFSQIEHGKLMSLLGKNKNAKLYIIGNPLIANQMLEENPAVGLYVPLRLFVYDDYNGKTHVTYDKPSSLLGQFPNQKISKIMQIIDQKFEEMVRLAT; encoded by the coding sequence ATGGAAGCCGTAATAGAAGCTGTGAATTTTACAGGAATTCGTGTAATTGTTACCTCCGAAAAGTCCTTTGAAGAAGTCACCAAGAACATAGAGAAAATCAATGGTAGAAGTGACAACGCACTTTTTGAGCAAATGATTGATTCCCAGCAATCGCTTGAAGAAATCGAAAGTGGGATTAAATCGATGATTGGTCAAACCGGTTTTATGATATTTTCGCAAATTGAACATGGCAAACTCATGTCTCTTCTCGGCAAAAACAAAAATGCCAAGTTATACATAATTGGAAACCCACTAATAGCCAACCAAATGTTGGAAGAAAATCCAGCCGTTGGTCTTTATGTTCCATTAAGACTATTTGTCTACGATGATTACAATGGCAAGACCCATGTTACTTATGACAAACCATCATCGCTACTGGGACAATTTCCCAATCAAAAGATTTCAAAAATTATGCAAATTATCGATCAAAAGTTTGAAGAAATGGTCAGACTAGCTACTTGA
- a CDS encoding rhomboid family intramembrane serine protease has protein sequence MVPIKDDNPTEITPYVTVGLIAVNVLVFLYEASLPPQALNQFFHLAAVVPRELSLSFAGISINQPVPEWATLITCQFLHGGLLHLAGNMLFLWIFGNNVEDKLGHFKYLLFYLSCGVLASLTQWYFAQNSNIPSLGASGAIAGVMGAYILRFPQVQILGVIPLGIFFPTFRVPAYFFLGFWFIQQAFYGLASLEAPTNIGMEGGGIAYWAHAGGFIFGAILGPLLGLFSDKSREESF, from the coding sequence GTGGTTCCCATTAAAGATGATAATCCTACAGAAATCACGCCTTATGTCACTGTTGGGCTGATTGCTGTAAATGTACTCGTTTTTCTTTACGAGGCCAGTCTTCCGCCACAAGCATTAAATCAATTTTTTCACCTAGCAGCTGTAGTTCCCAGAGAACTCAGCTTAAGTTTTGCAGGTATTTCTATCAATCAACCAGTCCCAGAATGGGCAACTTTAATTACTTGCCAATTTCTCCACGGTGGGTTATTACACCTAGCTGGTAATATGTTGTTTTTGTGGATTTTTGGTAACAATGTCGAAGATAAATTGGGTCACTTCAAATATTTGTTGTTTTATTTGAGTTGCGGGGTGTTGGCATCTTTGACTCAATGGTATTTTGCCCAGAATTCTAATATACCTTCATTGGGTGCAAGTGGTGCGATCGCAGGTGTTATGGGAGCATATATTCTCCGCTTTCCCCAAGTCCAAATTCTCGGTGTCATACCTTTAGGAATTTTCTTCCCCACCTTCCGCGTCCCCGCTTATTTCTTTTTAGGATTTTGGTTTATCCAACAAGCATTCTACGGACTCGCCAGTCTAGAAGCACCTACCAACATTGGTATGGAAGGCGGTGGTATCGCCTACTGGGCCCATGCAGGCGGTTTCATCTTTGGCGCAATCCTCGGTCCATTATTGGGTTTATTTAGCGACAAATCACGGGAAGAATCTTTTTAG
- a CDS encoding rhomboid family intramembrane serine protease, which translates to MFPLYDENPTRIRPYLTYGLIGMNILVFLHEVSLSNEQLQQFFQLYAVVPQQLSTNVKGEWITLFTSQFLHGGWWHLLSNMLFLWVFGNNIEDRLGHVKYLIFYLSCGALAALCQWVIGMNSTIPSLGASGAISGILGAYIIRFPHATIQTLVFFGFFFTTVRVPALIMIGIFFIQNLISGVASLQAAANMSVETGGVAYWAHIGGFVFGLALAPLFGLFKQDD; encoded by the coding sequence GTGTTTCCTCTTTACGACGAAAATCCGACGCGAATCAGGCCGTATTTGACTTACGGGCTGATTGGAATGAATATTTTAGTTTTTCTTCATGAAGTTAGTCTGTCAAATGAACAATTACAGCAGTTTTTCCAGTTGTATGCGGTAGTCCCACAACAGTTAAGCACCAACGTTAAGGGCGAGTGGATAACGTTATTTACCTCGCAATTTTTACACGGTGGTTGGTGGCATTTGCTGTCAAATATGCTGTTCCTGTGGGTGTTTGGTAACAACATTGAAGACCGCTTAGGTCATGTCAAATATCTGATTTTTTATTTGTCCTGCGGTGCTTTAGCGGCTTTGTGTCAGTGGGTGATTGGGATGAATTCTACAATTCCTTCTTTGGGGGCTAGTGGCGCGATTTCGGGAATTTTGGGTGCATACATTATCCGTTTCCCCCATGCGACAATTCAGACCTTAGTCTTTTTCGGATTTTTCTTCACCACAGTCAGAGTACCAGCATTGATCATGATTGGTATTTTCTTTATCCAGAATCTCATATCTGGTGTTGCCAGCTTGCAAGCAGCCGCTAACATGAGTGTCGAAACAGGCGGTGTGGCTTACTGGGCGCACATCGGCGGCTTTGTGTTTGGACTGGCTCTGGCGCCGTTATTTG
- the devC gene encoding ABC transporter permease DevC, translated as MTTIIHPQPVSNKAKKKKKPLFLSWLQLRKERSRLMVAIAGISFANVLMFLQLGFRGALFSSAVEFHHSLNGEIVMLSGRYRSLISLDRFTQRRLYQTLGVDGVQSVSPIYLDFIQWRNPDNKEIWNIFAIGINPEHQVMNLPGVQAYRKQLRTPDTALFNAGSRHEFGPIGQYFQAGEQISTEINQRLIRVRGLFQLSPTFGINSYLITSDINFLRMATYRQPGLIDVGVIKLKPGADVQKVLADLRSRLPNDVKVLTREDYAKAEVAFWNASTPIGYTFDLGVVIAFIVGAVIVYQILYSDVTDHLPEYATLKAMGFPDQYLLVVVFQEALILAILGFIPGIFVALTIYQITYIVTLLPMAMDVGRVAFVLILTTIMCSFSAGIAVRKLQTADPADIF; from the coding sequence ATGACGACAATTATCCATCCTCAGCCTGTATCTAATAAAGCCAAGAAAAAGAAAAAACCACTTTTTCTATCGTGGTTACAGTTGCGGAAAGAGCGATCGCGCTTAATGGTTGCGATTGCGGGGATTAGCTTTGCCAATGTGCTGATGTTTTTGCAATTGGGTTTTAGAGGAGCCTTGTTTAGCAGTGCCGTAGAATTTCACCATAGTTTGAATGGCGAAATCGTCATGCTGAGTGGTCGTTATCGATCGCTCATTTCCCTAGATCGCTTTACTCAAAGACGACTATATCAAACACTCGGAGTAGATGGAGTGCAATCGGTCAGTCCGATTTATCTCGATTTTATTCAGTGGCGCAATCCTGACAACAAAGAAATTTGGAACATTTTTGCAATTGGTATTAATCCAGAACATCAGGTAATGAACTTACCAGGTGTGCAAGCCTACCGTAAACAACTAAGAACACCGGATACAGCTCTATTTAATGCAGGTTCCCGCCATGAATTTGGTCCGATTGGGCAATACTTTCAGGCGGGTGAGCAAATTTCCACCGAGATAAATCAACGGCTAATTCGCGTTCGGGGATTATTTCAACTTAGTCCCACATTTGGTATAAATTCTTATTTAATCACCAGTGATATTAACTTCTTACGCATGGCGACATATCGCCAACCTGGATTAATAGATGTCGGCGTAATTAAGCTCAAGCCTGGTGCTGATGTCCAAAAAGTTCTGGCAGATTTGCGATCGCGCTTACCCAATGATGTTAAAGTTTTAACTAGAGAAGATTACGCCAAAGCCGAAGTTGCTTTCTGGAATGCCAGTACACCAATTGGTTATACCTTCGATTTAGGAGTGGTCATTGCTTTCATCGTAGGCGCCGTCATTGTTTATCAAATTCTCTACAGCGATGTCACCGACCATTTACCAGAATACGCCACCCTCAAGGCTATGGGATTTCCCGATCAATACTTACTAGTTGTGGTATTTCAAGAGGCACTAATTCTAGCAATATTAGGCTTTATTCCCGGCATTTTCGTGGCTTTAACAATTTATCAAATTACTTATATCGTCACCCTGTTACCAATGGCAATGGATGTAGGAAGGGTAGCATTCGTTCTCATCCTGACAACAATCATGTGTTCATTTTCTGCCGGCATAGCAGTGCGTAAATTACAGACAGCAGATCCTGCTGATATTTTTTAG
- a CDS encoding ABC exporter membrane fusion protein has translation MASGIGIKLRHPRPITVVIAGFVMVMASVVVYHKIINRPSEQTVLATKPTIRTISALGRLEPDGEVVNVFAPTSIDGARVDTLKVNHSQFIRKGQIIAILDTYARRQAALQEAQQQVVVAQTRLKQVEAGAKSGQIQAQKQVVDRLQAELVTETAAQEATIARVKAELQNAELEARRYQQLYIEGAVSASLRDTKQLKADTVRDSLNEAKATLNRIILSRQKQITEAKATLNQVAEVRPVDVELARAQVAQAQAGVSRSKAELDLAVVRSPQNGQVLKIHTRPGELVGNKGIISLGQTQKMVAVAEIYELDISRVRVGQSATITSKNNAFPDVLHGKVFEVGLEVGKKDVLNTDPAAQFDARVVEVKVHLDPESSRKVGGLTNLSVQIEINLQS, from the coding sequence GTGGCTTCTGGAATAGGAATCAAGTTGCGCCATCCACGTCCGATTACCGTTGTCATTGCTGGGTTTGTTATGGTGATGGCATCTGTAGTTGTTTATCACAAAATTATCAATCGTCCATCTGAGCAAACAGTATTGGCGACTAAACCTACTATCAGAACCATCTCAGCCCTAGGGCGATTGGAGCCAGATGGTGAAGTTGTGAATGTTTTTGCGCCTACATCTATTGATGGTGCCAGAGTAGATACCCTAAAAGTTAATCACAGTCAGTTCATTCGCAAGGGACAGATAATTGCTATACTCGATACCTATGCTCGCCGTCAAGCAGCCTTGCAAGAAGCACAACAGCAAGTTGTAGTTGCTCAAACTCGTCTCAAGCAAGTAGAAGCTGGTGCAAAATCGGGGCAAATTCAAGCGCAGAAGCAGGTAGTGGATCGACTACAGGCGGAATTGGTCACCGAAACAGCAGCACAAGAAGCAACGATCGCCCGTGTGAAAGCAGAATTACAGAATGCGGAACTGGAAGCTCGACGCTATCAGCAACTCTACATAGAGGGAGCAGTTTCTGCTTCCTTGCGTGATACTAAGCAATTAAAGGCAGATACCGTTAGGGATAGCTTAAACGAAGCCAAGGCTACATTGAACAGGATTATTCTATCACGACAAAAGCAGATTACAGAAGCGAAAGCAACACTGAACCAGGTTGCAGAAGTGCGTCCCGTCGATGTAGAATTAGCACGAGCGCAAGTAGCCCAAGCACAGGCTGGGGTATCAAGGTCAAAGGCGGAACTAGATCTAGCAGTTGTGCGATCGCCTCAAAATGGGCAGGTTTTGAAAATTCATACCCGTCCAGGAGAACTGGTAGGTAATAAAGGTATCATTAGCCTGGGACAAACTCAAAAAATGGTTGCGGTAGCAGAAATCTATGAACTAGATATCAGCCGAGTCCGGGTTGGTCAATCGGCAACGATCACCAGCAAGAATAATGCCTTTCCAGATGTATTACACGGAAAAGTGTTTGAAGTCGGGCTAGAAGTTGGTAAAAAGGACGTGTTAAACACCGATCCAGCAGCGCAATTTGATGCCAGAGTCGTGGAAGTAAAAGTCCATTTAGATCCAGAATCTAGCCGCAAGGTTGGTGGTTTGACCAATTTAAGCGTTCAAATCGAAATCAATCTCCAATCTTAA
- a CDS encoding IctB family putative bicarbonate transporter, whose protein sequence is MNLAWQRFTLSSLPIQEYLAGSYLHRSLVGLLRSWRESSILIQWGDTIAVALLSLVYALAPFVSSTLVGLLLVACVGFWLLLTLSDEATPKASSFTPIHMLVMLYWAIAVVATALSPVKKAALNDLVTLTLYLLLFALCARVLRSPRLRSWIITLYLHVTLIVSIYGLRQWFFGAAALATWVDPESPLAKTTRVYSYLGNPNLLAGYLLPAVVFSLVAIFAWEGWIRKALALTMFIVNSSCLILTFSRGGWIGLVVSVLTVMALLVYWWSVDMPPFWRTWSLPIILGGLVGVLLLAVIFVEPVQIRVISIFADRQDSSNNFRRNVWDAVFEMIHDRPIIGIGPGHNSFNKIYPLYQRPRYSALSAYSILLEVAVETGFLGLSCFLWLLIVTFNTGYLQIRRLRKFSSVEGFWLIGAIASMAGMLAHGTVDTVWFRPEVNSLWWLMVALIASYWTPLTQNQTTDLNSPNRERTAN, encoded by the coding sequence ATGAATTTAGCCTGGCAACGATTCACTTTATCATCTTTACCGATCCAAGAATATCTTGCTGGTAGCTACCTCCACCGCTCTCTGGTGGGGTTATTGCGCTCCTGGCGGGAAAGTAGTATCTTGATCCAGTGGGGAGACACTATAGCAGTGGCTTTACTCAGCCTGGTGTATGCTCTGGCTCCTTTTGTCTCTAGTACCCTGGTGGGTTTGTTGCTAGTGGCTTGTGTAGGATTTTGGCTCCTGCTGACTTTATCTGATGAAGCAACACCCAAAGCTTCATCATTTACCCCGATTCACATGTTGGTTATGCTCTACTGGGCAATTGCTGTAGTTGCTACAGCATTATCACCGGTGAAAAAAGCAGCGTTAAATGACTTGGTGACTTTGACGCTTTATTTATTGCTGTTTGCCCTGTGTGCTAGGGTTCTGAGGTCGCCTCGGTTGCGATCTTGGATAATTACCCTTTACCTGCATGTAACGCTAATTGTCAGTATATACGGTTTGCGACAATGGTTTTTTGGTGCAGCAGCACTGGCAACTTGGGTTGATCCTGAATCTCCTCTGGCTAAGACTACCAGGGTTTACAGTTATTTGGGCAATCCCAATTTATTAGCTGGTTATTTGCTGCCAGCGGTAGTTTTTAGCTTAGTGGCTATTTTTGCCTGGGAAGGGTGGATCAGGAAAGCCTTAGCATTGACTATGTTTATTGTCAATAGTTCCTGCTTGATTCTGACTTTTAGTCGTGGTGGCTGGATTGGGCTAGTGGTGTCTGTTTTGACAGTGATGGCATTACTAGTTTATTGGTGGAGCGTAGACATGCCTCCTTTTTGGCGCACTTGGTCGCTACCGATTATTTTAGGAGGTTTAGTTGGGGTATTGCTGCTAGCAGTAATATTTGTTGAACCAGTGCAAATCCGGGTGATTAGCATTTTTGCAGACCGCCAAGATAGCAGCAATAATTTTCGCCGCAATGTTTGGGATGCTGTCTTTGAGATGATTCACGATCGCCCAATTATCGGTATTGGGCCTGGTCACAACTCCTTTAATAAAATTTACCCCCTTTACCAACGCCCTCGTTATAGTGCTTTGAGTGCCTATTCAATTTTATTAGAGGTGGCTGTGGAAACGGGCTTTTTGGGTTTAAGCTGTTTCCTCTGGCTATTAATTGTGACTTTTAATACAGGATACTTACAAATACGACGTTTGCGTAAATTCAGCAGTGTAGAGGGATTTTGGTTAATTGGGGCGATCGCCTCAATGGCGGGTATGTTGGCTCACGGTACTGTCGATACTGTCTGGTTTCGTCCAGAGGTGAATAGTCTCTGGTGGCTGATGGTGGCTTTAATTGCTAGTTACTGGACACCGCTAACTCAAAATCAGACCACAGACCTAAATTCACCCAACCGCGAAAGAACAGCAAATTAA
- a CDS encoding DevA family ABC transporter ATP-binding protein: MTKLFSPETVLSEHSLSEPAISISNLNHYFGHGSLSKQVLFDINLQIERGEIVILTGPSGSGKTTLLTLMGSLRSTQEGSLKVLGQELLNADKEQMTLLRRHIGYIFQAHNLLGFLSVYQNVEMALEMHDISAEEADMRIKHILTSVGLEQRIDYYPSDLSGGQKQRVAIARALVGQPKLILADEPTAALDKQSGRDVVEILQSLAKEQHCTILLVTHDNRILDIADRIIYMEDGRLVDHSDVATLVH; the protein is encoded by the coding sequence ATGACAAAATTATTTTCACCTGAGACAGTTTTGAGCGAACATTCTTTATCAGAACCAGCCATTTCAATTTCTAATCTTAATCACTACTTTGGTCATGGTTCTCTTAGTAAACAGGTTTTATTTGATATCAATTTGCAAATTGAACGCGGTGAAATCGTGATTTTAACAGGACCATCGGGTTCTGGAAAAACTACACTGCTGACATTAATGGGAAGTTTGCGTTCCACCCAAGAAGGGAGTCTCAAAGTTCTGGGACAGGAATTACTCAACGCTGACAAAGAACAGATGACTCTGCTTCGTCGCCATATTGGTTATATCTTTCAAGCACACAATTTATTAGGCTTTTTGAGTGTGTATCAAAATGTGGAAATGGCTTTAGAAATGCACGATATTTCCGCCGAAGAAGCTGATATGCGGATTAAACACATTCTGACATCAGTTGGGCTAGAACAGCGTATTGACTACTATCCTAGCGATCTGTCTGGTGGACAAAAACAACGGGTAGCGATCGCCCGCGCTTTGGTTGGACAACCGAAACTGATCCTAGCAGATGAACCAACCGCCGCATTAGACAAACAATCAGGACGAGATGTGGTAGAAATTCTCCAAAGTTTGGCAAAGGAACAACACTGTACAATTTTGTTAGTCACTCACGACAACCGCATTCTGGATATCGCCGATCGCATTATTTACATGGAAGATGGCCGTTTAGTTGATCATTCCGACGTAGCGACACTTGTGCATTAG
- a CDS encoding PadR family transcriptional regulator, producing the protein MALKHAILAFLSRQPLSGYEVTKEFDEGFGSCFWKASQQQVYVELGKLEQQGNVTYEAIPQPGRLDKKIYSITTQGQIEVTNWLMKPTEPTPIREDLGVIGLAGHLVDVKVIVREIERRRQLHLEKLHQIQKLDQQFAQNLESLAAKDLYMHLIIRRGIRYQQDWVAWCDEALEAITALREYK; encoded by the coding sequence ATGGCTCTCAAGCACGCGATTCTAGCTTTTCTTTCCCGTCAACCCCTGAGTGGCTATGAAGTTACCAAAGAATTTGATGAAGGCTTTGGGAGTTGTTTTTGGAAGGCTAGCCAGCAGCAAGTCTATGTTGAGCTAGGTAAACTGGAGCAGCAGGGTAATGTTACCTATGAAGCGATTCCCCAACCGGGACGGCTGGATAAGAAAATCTACTCTATCACCACACAAGGACAGATAGAGGTAACTAATTGGTTGATGAAACCTACGGAACCGACCCCCATCCGTGAAGATTTGGGTGTCATCGGACTCGCTGGACATCTTGTTGATGTCAAGGTGATTGTGCGCGAAATTGAACGACGGCGACAATTGCACCTCGAAAAGCTGCATCAGATACAAAAACTTGATCAACAGTTTGCCCAAAACCTAGAATCTTTAGCAGCTAAGGATCTCTATATGCATTTGATTATTCGCCGCGGAATTCGCTATCAACAAGATTGGGTAGCATGGTGTGACGAAGCCCTTGAAGCAATTACCGCTCTTCGAGAATATAAGTAA